Within the Acidobacteriota bacterium genome, the region AACGTCTATCTTTAAATTCTGGAGCAATGTTAAATCTCCTTCTTTTTCAAGAGAAAGTGTAATAATTTCTACTTTACCTTCTCCCTCGATGAATTTATTCATTGGAATCTCTGTAAATATCAGAGCATTCTCTTTGCCTTCATCAGAGAACAAAACAGCATCAGAGCTTAGTTTTAATACTTCTCCTGTTATAATTGATTCATCATTTAATGCTAAATCAATCAGATGTAAATCTTTTTCAAATTTTGTAAGCTGGGAAAATGGTTTTGGATTAAAATATCCTTTAAGTGTTAAAATTTCTGTACCTTTCCTCTTTACTTTTACTTTTATACTATGGAACTTACCATCAGCTACCTCTTCTTTAACATAATATCCGAGCACATAATAATAATCTGTCATTTCTGAGATTTTTTTAACTACAGATTTTAAATCATATGTTCCTCCGAAGTATTTTCCTCCAGTTGTATTAGAAAGTTGCATGAGGGAATAATTTACTGAACCAGGATTTGAAGATCTGAGGCTTTCTTCCCCGGCTGATAATCCTTCTGTGTTTACTGCATAAACAATCGAGCCTGATGCAGCAAGTTCTTTTGCCATCAGTTCATACTCATTAACAAGATCAGTATTTCCTGCCATTGATTCATCATCAGAGCGACGTACAAAATCCCATATAAATTCTTCCATCCTTTCAGCACTACTAAATTTATCTCCATAGAAAATTCTATTGTTTATTCCAGATGAAAATAAAACAATATGCTTAACTCCAGGGATATATTTCAAAGCTTTTGCTAATTCTTTGAAAACAAGAGTAAAATTTGTAACATTGCGTTTATATATTTGTATATTAAATTCCTTATCAAACCTTTCTAAATTTTCAATAATTTCGTCTGGCTCTTCCTGAGAGCTTAAGCCTTTTGGAGCAAGTTGATCCATTGAGCCTGAATATTCATTACGAAGTTTTTCAGCTCTTCCAAGAAATTTTTGGATTCCAATTTTTTCTATCTCTTTTTTAATTTTTTGATGGTCATCTGTCAGATATTCAATCATTTTAAAGCCTGACATAAATGAATAAGTCAGTATTCCAACCAAATCTTCAGGCCTTACCTGAGTGTTTATGAAATGAAGGGCTGCTTCTTTAGCTCTTTTTATTCCCTGAGGAGTATTAAATCCAAAATCAAAAAGAAGGAATATTTTTCTTCTTTCTTCAGGTTTCAAACTCTTCACTTCATCCTCTGGCTGAATTGTCTCTTCTTTCTTTAATGATTTTCTCTCAAAGTAAGCAACAGTCTTTAATTTACCATCAATGTATATTTCAAAATCTGATTCCTTTAAATCTTTAACTGGTTCTCCTTTTTTATTCACTACATATACTTCTACAAGTTTTAGAATAACTTTAACTTCATATTTAAGTTTTTCCTGTTCTTTCTCCTGGGATGATAATATGTAAGATGGAAAAATAAGGAGAACTATTAGAAGGGAGATAAGACATATATTCAATTTAATTTCATAAAAAGTTTTCATCTTTACATTTAATTTAATACTTTTTTTAAACTTTTTCAATATCCTATTTTGGTCATCCTTGCTGTTCAAATTTTTTAGTTTTAAATTGACACAGGTTTTACTGTAAAATAAAATTTTCTTGGACTTATAAAAACAAAGAAGGAGGACTAATAAATGAAAATATCCAAAAGAGGTAAAGAAATCCAAGCTTCCCCCATAAGAAGACTTGTTCCCTATTCGGATGAGGCAAAAAAAAGAGGAATTAAAATATACCACCTGAACATCGGTCAACCTGACATTCCAACTCCAAGGCCCATAATCGATGCAATAAAAAAATACAATGATGAA harbors:
- a CDS encoding VWA domain-containing protein gives rise to the protein MKKFKKSIKLNVKMKTFYEIKLNICLISLLIVLLIFPSYILSSQEKEQEKLKYEVKVILKLVEVYVVNKKGEPVKDLKESDFEIYIDGKLKTVAYFERKSLKKEETIQPEDEVKSLKPEERRKIFLLFDFGFNTPQGIKRAKEAALHFINTQVRPEDLVGILTYSFMSGFKMIEYLTDDHQKIKKEIEKIGIQKFLGRAEKLRNEYSGSMDQLAPKGLSSQEEPDEIIENLERFDKEFNIQIYKRNVTNFTLVFKELAKALKYIPGVKHIVLFSSGINNRIFYGDKFSSAERMEEFIWDFVRRSDDESMAGNTDLVNEYELMAKELAASGSIVYAVNTEGLSAGEESLRSSNPGSVNYSLMQLSNTTGGKYFGGTYDLKSVVKKISEMTDYYYVLGYYVKEEVADGKFHSIKVKVKRKGTEILTLKGYFNPKPFSQLTKFEKDLHLIDLALNDESIITGEVLKLSSDAVLFSDEGKENALIFTEIPMNKFIEGEGKVEIITLSLEKEGDLTLLQNLKIDVSYYRGQNLFFYNILPVKKGENLFRIVIRNLSTGKSGKASISFKASDEGGNRRLSQPLLLIKNTNQNFLAGFTSDRYKHTKNYPFHEEPYPFNQSEFIPLIGVYIPGSSNLFAVIRFEKEENEIKPEFNILTFLVNLSTGESKSISCKILNQIEQQTKIIYLVEFDPVELKPGNYSLYIILEDKLNKKRFNNFKIFSIQ